The segment AAGGGGGATCAATATGAGTACTGAAAGAAATATAGAAAAATTCAGCCCCGCAACTGACATTGTTGAAAGCGAACAGGGTTTCTACATGTACATGGATCTACCCGGCGTAAGCAAAGAAGAGCTTGAAATAGACCTTGATGAAAACACGCTAATTGTTTCCGGCAAAGCCGCAGCAGTACTTAGTAAAGACGAAAAATTCATTGATCAGGAATTCTGCGAAGGCGAATACACCCGCAGGTTCACCATCGCAGATGTTGTTGACCGCGAAAACATCAAGGCCAATCTAAAAAACGGTGTGCTGGAACTCTTCCTGCCCAAAATGCCGGAAGTGCAGCCCCGCAAGATTAATATTACCAGCGAATAAAAAAGCCTCACTCCTTCATACACCCCTCGAAAAGGGCTCCCTTGCCACG is part of the Desulfovibrio sp. JC022 genome and harbors:
- a CDS encoding Hsp20/alpha crystallin family protein encodes the protein MSTERNIEKFSPATDIVESEQGFYMYMDLPGVSKEELEIDLDENTLIVSGKAAAVLSKDEKFIDQEFCEGEYTRRFTIADVVDRENIKANLKNGVLELFLPKMPEVQPRKINITSE